One genomic region from Podarcis raffonei isolate rPodRaf1 chromosome Z, rPodRaf1.pri, whole genome shotgun sequence encodes:
- the LOC128406489 gene encoding gamma-aminobutyric acid receptor subunit beta-4-like gives MRGLRDGAWVALCLLCCCCWAHSPSTGNISVVKDIVDKLLKGYDVRLRPDFGGNPVVVGMSIHISSIDQISEVNMDYTITMYFQQSWRDKRLAYGDLPFNLTLDNRVADQLWLPDTYFLNDKKSFLHGVTVKNRMIRLHPDGTVLYGLRITTTAACMMDLRRYPLDQQNCTLEIESYGYTVDDIVFFWQGNSSAVTGMEVLELPQFTIIEQKLVTREVVFTTGSYLRLSLSFRIKRNIGYFILQTYMPSILITILSWVSFWINYDASAARVALGVTTVLTMTTINTHLRETLPKIPYVKAIDVYLMGCFVFVFLALLEYALVNYIFFGRGPRQQKRRARRLEPRTQPDPYGNLLLAGVSDSNCPLFSTSPSPDPRPCGLRGFESSGTALHSRKAPACRTARANCRLRRRSSKLKLKIPDLADVSTIDKWSRVLFPITFGFFNLLYWLYYVN, from the exons CCCCTCCACTGGCAACATATCGGTGGTCAAGGACATTGTGGACAAGCTCCTCAAAGGCTATGATGTCCGCCTGCGGCCCGATTTTGGAG gGAACCCTGTGGTGGTGGGGATGAGCATCCACATCTCGAGCATTGACCAGATTTCTGAAGTCAACATG GACTATACCATAACCATGTACTTCCAGCAGAGCTGGCGGGACAAGCGGCTTGCCTACGGCGATCTGCCGTTCAACCTGACACTCGACAACCGAGTCGCCGACCAGCTCTGGCTCCCAGACACCTACTTTCTTAATGACAAAAAGTCCTTCCTGCATGGGGTCACCGTCAAGAACCGCATGATCCGCTTGCACCCAGATGGCACTGTCCTCTACGGCCTGAG gATCACGACAACTGCCGCCTGTATGATGGATCTCCGGAGATACCCCCTGGATCAGCAGAATTGCACCCTGGAAATTGAGAGCT ATGGCTACACTGTTGACGACATTGTCTTCTTCTGGCAAGGAAACTCTTCGGCTGTGACGGGGATGGAGGTCTTGGAGTTGCCCCAGTTCACCATCATCGAGCAGAAGCTGGTCACCCGTGAGGTGGTCTTCACCACTG GCTCCTACCTCCGCCTGTCGCTCAGCTTCCGCATCAAGAGGAACATCGGCTACTTCATCCTGCAGACCTATATGCCCTCCATCCTCATCACCATCCTCTCCTGGGTCTCCTTCTGGATCAACTACGATGCTTCAGCCGCCCGGGTGGCCCTAG GGGTGACGACCGTCCTCACCATGACGACCATCAACACCCACCTCCGGGAGACGCTGCCCAAGATCCCATACGTCAAGGCAATTGATGTCTACCTGATGGGCTGCTTTGTCTTCGTCTTCCTGGCGCTGCTGGAATATGCCCTGGTGAACTACATTTTCTTTGGGCGAGGGCCCCGCCAGCAGAAGAGACGCGCCCGGCGCCTGGAGCCCCGGACTCAG CCCGACCCATACGGCAACCTCCTCCTAGCCGGCGTCTCCGACAGCAACTGCCCGCTCTTCTCCACGTCACCCTCGCCAGACCCGCGCCCCTGTGGCCTGCGCGGGTTCGAATCTTCAGGCACCGCCCTTCACTCCCGGAAGGCACCCGCCTGCCGCACCGCCCGGGCCAACTGCCGCCTGCGCCGGAGGTCCTCCAAGCTGAAGCTGAAGATCCCCGACCTGGCCGACGTCAGCACCATTGACAAGTGGTCCCGGGTTCTATTCCCCATCACCTTCGGCTTCTTCAACCTTCTCTACTGGTTGTACTATGTCAACTGA